The following proteins are encoded in a genomic region of Brachypodium distachyon strain Bd21 chromosome 1, Brachypodium_distachyon_v3.0, whole genome shotgun sequence:
- the LOC100821152 gene encoding momilactone A synthase: MFLRAAIQRGYSTASTAAASTQRLAGKVAVITGAASGIGKATATEFVRHGAKVILADIQDTLGRSLAAALGGPSTAHYTRCDVTDEAQVSAAVDLAVSTHGKLDVMVNNAGIVGSLDLPPLSALSMADFDAVMAVNTRGVMAGVKHAARVMVPRKSGSIICIASIAGVMGKLTPHPYSVSKSAVIGLVRAAAGETAKDGVRVNAVSPNYILTPLVKRILEEWYPRMSDEEHRGIVEKDINEMAEGGVVLGVEDIARAVVYLGSDEAKYVNGHNLVVDGGFTVGKAPNMPPMA, from the coding sequence ATGTTCCTCCGGGCAGCGATCCAGCGCGGCTACTCCACGGCCTCAACAGCAGCTGCAAGCACCCAGAGGCTGGCAGGGAAAGTGGCCGTGATCACGGGCGCCGCGAGCGGCATCGGCAAGGCCACGGCCACCGAGTTCGTCCGCCACGGCGCCAAGGTCATCCTCGCCGACATCCAAGACACCCTGGGCCGTTCCCTCGCCGCAGCCCTCGGAGGCCCATCGACGGCCCACTACACCCGCTGCGATGTCACCGACGAGGCCCAGGTCTCGGCCGCCGTGGACCTCGCCGTGTCCACCCACGGCAAGCTCGACGTCATGGTCAACAACGCCGGCATCGTGGGCTCCCTCGACCTCCCACCCTTGTCCGCCCTCTCCATGGCCGACTTCGACGCCGTCATGGCCGTCAACACCCGCGGCGTCATGGCGGGCGTCAAGCACGcggcgcgtgtcatggtgccaCGCAAGTCCGGTTCCATTATATGCATCGCCAGCATTGCCGGCGTCATGGGCAAGCTGACGCCACACCCGTACAGCGTGTCCAAGTCCGCGGTGATCGGGCTCGTgcgcgccgcggcgggggAGACGGCGAAGGACGGCGTGCGCGTAAACGCCGTCTCGCCGAACTACATCCTCACGCCGCTGGTGAAGAGGATCCTGGAGGAGTGGTACCCTCGGATGAGCGACGAGGAGCATAGGGGGATTGTGGAGAAGGATATCAATGAGATGGCGGAGGGTGGGGTTGTGTTGGGAGTGGAGGATATTGCTAGGGCTGTGGTTTATTTGGGGTCTGATGAGGCTAAGTATGTCAATGGGCATAATCTTGTTGTTGATGGCGGGTTCACTGTTGGCAAGGCGCCCAACATGCCGCCCATGGCATGA
- the LOC106865858 gene encoding uncharacterized protein LOC106865858 has translation MAAVHPPSLAPPRPGGRFPADEIESVAESSSSSSPRQRPRRPTASGGEDGEDDDDGCSSCVERGEEEDPYGQQQKRPRMAEADDEDEEEVSTASFWWNRTPAAVSDRVKRRRDAEEEEGPERAAARQEEDRKFWELCLATGYP, from the coding sequence ATGGCCGCCGTGCACCCGCCTTCGCTCGCGCCCCCGAGGCCCGGCGGCCGCTTCCCCGCCGACGAAATCGAGAGCGTCGCGgaatcgtcgtcgtcgtcttccccgcGCCAACGCCCgcggcggccgacggcgagcggcggggaggacggggaagacgacgacgacgggtgCAGCAGCTGCGTGGAGAggggcgaagaagaagacccGTACGGCCAGCAGCAGAAGCGGCCGCGAATGGCGGAGGCtgacgacgaggacgaagaggaggtgagCACGGCGAGCTTCTGGTGGAACAGGACACCGGCGGCGGTGTCGGATCGTGtgaagcggcggcgggatgcggaggaggaggagggtccggagcgggcggcggcgcggcaggaggaggaccGCAAGTTCTGGGAGCTCTGCCTCGCCACAGGGTACCCATGA